The segment CGGGGTCAGCCCGAGCAGCCGGGCCCCTGAGAGGTCCAGGTCACTGATGGTGGTCACGGTGACTGTGTGGTTGGGGTGGTCGTACTGCACCGACTCCGTCTTTGCTGTCACCAACCGGTCCAGCTCATCTGCCTCCTCTGTGGGGGTGGACACAGACCTGGCCTTAGCCAGGGGAACGAGTGACCAGGCTCCAGCCTCCCTCCcgcactggagtgcaatgccccCTCTACTCTGTGGACGTGGAGCGCATCCACAAGGTCACTGGCTGTAGAGCCTGGTCTGTGGATGAATGTTGTAAATGATCCTGTTTCCTTCATGCTCTAGCTGGTCCCCATGTCAGACAAACCCTCTGTGACAGCtactgctgtccctcccctccacccctagTCCTTTCCATCCTCAAAAACTGGGCTCTCTGCTCAGGCTTGGTTAACCGTGGGGTTTGGGCCTCCTTCTCCTGGTCTCTGTTCCACTTGCACTTAGAGGTGCTTAGGACCACCCCTGGCCCCAGGGTACCCCCCAAGATCCCTAGAGCCAAGGAGGTCAGCTTCTATCCCTTCCACCCACCAAGGGTATAAACCAGGCCTGTGAGCTGTTCTCCAGGTCAGGCCAAGCATGCCACTTACCCAGCGCCTCTTCTCTCTCTGCCAGCATCTTCAAGTATTCCTGGTGGCGCTGAAACCACACGGGCAGGGAACACAGTGAGTATGGCCTCTTAGTCCAACCTCAGGCTGGGGTATTAATCACCCCCAGGGTGAGGGAGACCATGATCCATACTGCAAGATTAGGAGACTCCATCTTCCATCACTCCCAGACCCGGGCCCACCGAGTCTCCACCTGTATAAACTGTTCCCCAGTCCTGCCCACACACACGCCACCCCATGCCAGCAGCTGCCTCTATTAGGGAAATCCAAGGCTGCAAGTGCCCTAAGAATCAAAgacctccctcccaccttccccctgCACACCTCCTCCCGAAGCTTCCTCTGCTCCTCTTTCAGCCGCTGCTTAATCTCCTCAATGGCTGCCTTCTTCCGCTCGACCTTCCGCTTGTGGAAGCCTGTCAGGTACTCTCTACAGGAAGGAAGCCGGCAGAGACAGGAGAGTCATTATACAAGGAGAGAAGGGCTCACTCTAGGAGAAAAAGGGCTAATGCCGCGCTCGCTATGTGCTGGGCACCATTCCAAAAAATGTATAAGTATTGgctcatttaaccttcacaacaatggccaggcatggtggctcacgcctgtaatcccagtactttggaaggtcaaggtgggcagatcacttgaggccaggagttcaagaccagcctggcaaacatggtgaaactctgtgtctactaaaaacacaaaaattagctgggcttggtggtgcatgcctgtagtcccagctacttgggaggctgagcggggagaactgcttgaagctgggaggcggaggttgcagtgagctgagatcacgccactgcactccagcctggacgacacagactccgtctcaaaaacaaaaaaaaacaaaaaaccctcacaACAACCTGTGCAGTGGGTATCAatctccatcttacagatggGAACGTTGAGGCACAGAGTCTAggttacttgcccaaggttagAGAAAGGATACATTTAGGAAAATAAGGGAGATACTGCCTCTTTCCACTCAATACCCTCCAGGGATCTCAGGTTCAGGCAACAGGGCCAGGTCAGGGCGGGGGGCACACACAGTACACGAGGTAACCCCTTCCACACCTGCAAACCTCATTACTCTCTCAACAGGGTTTTCAGGGCCACCATCATCCAGACCTTCAGAAACCCTGCACTGGACCAACACCCATGTCCCCAGGACACCTGACCCTAAACTCGCCTGTAGGGCCTGTTGATGCATGCTAGGAGTTTCCTGATGATGCCCagcatttccctccctccctccctccctcggtCTGATCTCAGCCCCTTCTCATCTCCACAGTGCTAGCTGCTCTGTTCCCATTTTGTCCCACAGTCCAGCACTGGGCTTTTCGCTGACCCGCTACCATGTGCTATTTATTTGTCTGGCCGGACGCTGAGGCTCAGAGGTTCCGCTTCCTGATACGGGACCTCGCACAGCAAAGGAGCCCAATAAATGTCTAGAGAGGGAATGAATGAACTTAAGCCACTCATTTCATTGGCTCATCATTCACCAACAACGGCTGGGCGCCTGCTGTGTGCCGGACCGAtggactgggctgggctgggctaggGTGGTCGAAGCCACTGCTCTGAGACCCGAGCTTCCGGCTGTCTGGCGGCGCAGAGACACTAGGCGAGGTGGGGAGGCCAAGAAAGGAGAAGCGTGGAGGCCGAGAAGGGAAAAACGGGAACGCGggctgggaggccaagaggggttCTCTAGCCACGCCAGGGGGCGGGACCGGAAGAGCCCTCGGCGGGAGCATGCTCGGCCCCAGACCTGGCCTTGGCCGCGAAGAACAGCTCGAGGGGAGTCCGGTCCGGCTTTGCCACTCACCGCCTCTTCTCCTCGTCGAAGCTAAGAACGAGCCTGGGCCGCCGGTCGTCACCATCTCGCTTCTTCTTCTTGTTGCGGCCCATAGCAGTGAAGCCGCCGGCTTCCTCTTCCTGGAGACACTTCCGGGTGTAGCGTACTCATCCTCCCGGGCGCACCCTTCACCGTCGCTCCGCAGTTCCgtccacca is part of the Symphalangus syndactylus isolate Jambi chromosome 18, NHGRI_mSymSyn1-v2.1_pri, whole genome shotgun sequence genome and harbors:
- the NOL12 gene encoding nucleolar protein 12 isoform X3; this translates as MLGIIRKLLACINRPYREYLTGFHKRKVERKKAAIEEIKQRLKEEQRKLREERHQEYLKMLAEREEALEEADELDRLVTAKTESVQYDHPNHTVTVTTISDLDLSGARLLGLTPPEGGAGDRSEEEASSMEKPTKALPRKSRDPLLSQRISSLTASLHAHSRKKVKRKHPRQAQDSKKPPRATRTSKAQRRRLTGKARHSGE
- the NOL12 gene encoding nucleolar protein 12 isoform X1, translated to MHQQALQASLGSGVLGTWVLVQCRVSEGLDDGGPENPVERVMREYLTGFHKRKVERKKAAIEEIKQRLKEEQRKLREERHQEYLKMLAEREEALEEADELDRLVTAKTESVQYDHPNHTVTVTTISDLDLSGARLLGLTPPEGGAGDRSEEEASSMEKPTKALPRKSRDPLLSQRISSLTASLHAHSRKKVKRKHPRQAQDSKKPPRATRTSKAQRRRLTGKARHSGE
- the NOL12 gene encoding nucleolar protein 12 isoform X2 produces the protein MGRNKKKKRDGDDRRPRLVLSFDEEKRREYLTGFHKRKVERKKAAIEEIKQRLKEEQRKLREERHQEYLKMLAEREEALEEADELDRLVTAKTESVQYDHPNHTVTVTTISDLDLSGARLLGLTPPEGGAGDRSEEEASSMEKPTKALPRKSRDPLLSQRISSLTASLHAHSRKKVKRKHPRQAQDSKKPPRATRTSKAQRRRLTGKARHSGE